GCGGGTGTGGTTGTGCAGCGTCGTGCCGGGCCGCTGGCGCGCGACGGTGACCACCTCGTCGTCGGTCACCGTCATGACGTCGGCCGTGTAGGTCGTGGTGAAGCCGACCGGGCCGAGCTTGAACCGGTCGTTGATCACGAAGCTGCGCACCGCGCCGTCGACCGGGGGCACCTCGGTGACCTTGATGATGAACGGGTGCAACTCGGTGTGCCGGCTGAAGTTGGACAGCAGCGCGACCGCGTCGGCGACCGCGCACTTCGGCCGCAGCGAGTAGGTGAAGGTGCCGGTCTTGGCCAAGGGGCTCCCTAGTTGAGGTGGTGAAGTGCCGGCGCCGGGAGGGCGCGGGGTGCGGGTGCGCTGGCCGGCATGATCGACGACCAGAGGCCGATCGCGACGTCGGCGCTGCTCGGGCGGTCGGTCGGCGTCCGGGTCATGCTGGCCCGGCAGAGCTCCGCGACCGCGCGGGGCAGGCCCGGGACGGCCAGCACCGGTGCCGGTGCGGTGCGCGGGCGGGCGTCGGCGGCAGCCCGGCCGGTCAGCATCTCGTGCAGCAGCAGGCCGAGGGCGAACACGTCGTCGGCGGGCAGCCCGGGCGCGCCGGCGGGGCCGGCCAGCCCGAAGTCGATCATCTTGGCGCCGGCCCGGGTGAGCATCACGTTGCGCGCCGACACGTCGCGGTGCACCACGCCCCGGCGGTGGGCCACGGCGAGCACGTCGGCGACGGTCGCGGCGATCCGGACCGCCTCCGGCCAGGGCAGCGGGCCGCCGACCAGCCGGCCGGCCAGGGCGACGCCGTCGAGCAGCTCGAGCACGACGTAGGGCACGACCGAGCCGTCGGACAGCGCCTGGGCGCCGTGGTCGTAGACCCGCGGGACGCTCGGATGGCGCAGCCGCTCGGTGATCGCCGCCTCCCGGCCGGCGGCGTCGGCGTGTGCCGGCGTGATGACCTTCACGGCCAGCGAGCGCGCGGAGTGGCTGTCGAAGCCGTGGTAGACGGTCGACACACCACCACGCGCGATCGGGCCCAGCAGGACGTAGCGCCGGAGGAACGTCGTGCCCATCCGCAACCACGCCACGACCCGGCACTCTTCCGGATCGCCGTGGCCCGGACAAGAGTTCCCGGGCGGGCTTTAACAGCTTTTAAAGGGTTTTACGC
This genomic interval from Asanoa ferruginea contains the following:
- a CDS encoding serine/threonine-protein kinase — encoded protein: MAWLRMGTTFLRRYVLLGPIARGGVSTVYHGFDSHSARSLAVKVITPAHADAAGREAAITERLRHPSVPRVYDHGAQALSDGSVVPYVVLELLDGVALAGRLVGGPLPWPEAVRIAATVADVLAVAHRRGVVHRDVSARNVMLTRAGAKMIDFGLAGPAGAPGLPADDVFALGLLLHEMLTGRAAADARPRTAPAPVLAVPGLPRAVAELCRASMTRTPTDRPSSADVAIGLWSSIMPASAPAPRALPAPALHHLN
- a CDS encoding SRPBCC family protein, with amino-acid sequence MAKTGTFTYSLRPKCAVADAVALLSNFSRHTELHPFIIKVTEVPPVDGAVRSFVINDRFKLGPVGFTTTYTADVMTVTDDEVVTVARQRPGTTLHNHTRLRPEPDGTVLIEVTITLTAPTLLFGYAFKQAQTAHHALAERLKNVLES